One segment of Mus caroli chromosome 6, CAROLI_EIJ_v1.1, whole genome shotgun sequence DNA contains the following:
- the Ppp4r2 gene encoding serine/threonine-protein phosphatase 4 regulatory subunit 2 isoform X2, whose translation MIQWSQFKGYFIFKLEKVMDDFRTSAPEPRGPPNPNVEYIPFDEMKERILKIVTGFNGIPFTIQRLCELLTDPRRNYTGTDKFLRGVEKNVMVVSCVCPSSEKNNSNSLNRMNGVMFPGNSPNYTDRSNINGPGTPRPLNRPKLSLSAPLTTNGLPESTDSKDSELQLSEEKGHSDSSASESEVSLLSPVKNKHPDEDAVESEEHEVKRLKFDKEGDVRETASQTVSSEVSSVRAEETETATPPPDKDRESRIRQHCTEEEEEEEEEEEEEEEESFMTPREMVPERKNQEKESDDALTVNEETSEESHQMEGSGVSPAQTDSASERSDSAGASRSGSDCLETQESGGPPSSKTGESVSVSSSMENEEATEVTDDPMEQD comes from the exons GATTCAGTGGTCCCAATTTAAAGGctatttcattttcaaactgGAGAAAGTGATGGACGATTTCAGAACTTCAGCTCCTGAACCAAGAGGTCCTCCCAATCCTAATGTTGAATATATTCCCTTTgatgaaatgaaggaaagaatacTGAAAATTGTCACTGGATTTAATGG tATCCCTTTTACTATTCAACGGCTATGTGAATTGCTAACCGATCCAAGAAGAAATTATACAGGAACAGACAAGTTTCTCAGAGGAGTAGAGAAG AATGTGATGGTTGTTAGCTGCGTTTGTCCGTCTTCAGA GAAGAACAATTCTAATAGCTTAAATAGAATGAATGGTGTTATGTTTCCTGGAAACTCACCAAACTATACTGACAG GTCTAATATAAACGGGCCTGGAACACCTAGGCCACTTAATCGACCAAAGCTTTCTTTGTCAGCCCCTTTGACAACAAATGGTTTACCTGAGAGCACAGATAGCAAAGATTCAGAGCTGCAGCTAAGTGAAGAGAAAGGCCACag TGATTCTTCAGCCTCTGAATCAGAAGTTTCCTTACTGAGCcctgttaaaaataaacatcCAGATGAAGATGCTGTGGAGTCTGAGGAACATGAGGTGAAAAGACTGAAGTTTGACAAAGAAGGTGACGTCAGAGAGACAGCTAGCCAAACGGTGTCCAGTGAAGTCTCTTCAGTTAGAGCAGAGGAAACGGAAACAGCAACTCCCCCTCCTGACAAGGACAGAGAAAGTCGAATCAGGCAGCACTgtacagaagaggaggaggaggaggaggaagaggaggaggaggaggaggaag AATCGTTTATGACACCAAGAGAAATGGTCCCAGAAagaaaaaatcaagaaaaggaaTCTGATGACGCCTTAACTGTGAATGAAGAGACTTCAGAGGAGAGCCATCAGATGGAAGGCTCTGGTGTGTCTCCAGCTCAGACAGACTCCGCTTCAGAAAGGAGTGACAGTGCAGGGGCCTCAAGGAGTGGCTCTGACTGCCTGGAGACACAGGAGTCAGGAGGGCCCCCTTCCAGTAAaactggagaaagtgtgtcagtgTCGTCGTCCATGGAAAATGAGGAAGCCACAGAAGTCACAGATGACCCAATGGAACAAGACTAA
- the Ppp4r2 gene encoding serine/threonine-protein phosphatase 4 regulatory subunit 2 isoform X1 — protein MDVERLQEALKDFEKRGKKEVCPVLDQFLCHVAKTGETMIQWSQFKGYFIFKLEKVMDDFRTSAPEPRGPPNPNVEYIPFDEMKERILKIVTGFNGIPFTIQRLCELLTDPRRNYTGTDKFLRGVEKNVMVVSCVCPSSEKNNSNSLNRMNGVMFPGNSPNYTDRSNINGPGTPRPLNRPKLSLSAPLTTNGLPESTDSKDSELQLSEEKGHSDSSASESEVSLLSPVKNKHPDEDAVESEEHEVKRLKFDKEGDVRETASQTVSSEVSSVRAEETETATPPPDKDRESRIRQHCTEEEEEEEEEEEEEEEESFMTPREMVPERKNQEKESDDALTVNEETSEESHQMEGSGVSPAQTDSASERSDSAGASRSGSDCLETQESGGPPSSKTGESVSVSSSMENEEATEVTDDPMEQD, from the exons GATTCAGTGGTCCCAATTTAAAGGctatttcattttcaaactgGAGAAAGTGATGGACGATTTCAGAACTTCAGCTCCTGAACCAAGAGGTCCTCCCAATCCTAATGTTGAATATATTCCCTTTgatgaaatgaaggaaagaatacTGAAAATTGTCACTGGATTTAATGG tATCCCTTTTACTATTCAACGGCTATGTGAATTGCTAACCGATCCAAGAAGAAATTATACAGGAACAGACAAGTTTCTCAGAGGAGTAGAGAAG AATGTGATGGTTGTTAGCTGCGTTTGTCCGTCTTCAGA GAAGAACAATTCTAATAGCTTAAATAGAATGAATGGTGTTATGTTTCCTGGAAACTCACCAAACTATACTGACAG GTCTAATATAAACGGGCCTGGAACACCTAGGCCACTTAATCGACCAAAGCTTTCTTTGTCAGCCCCTTTGACAACAAATGGTTTACCTGAGAGCACAGATAGCAAAGATTCAGAGCTGCAGCTAAGTGAAGAGAAAGGCCACag TGATTCTTCAGCCTCTGAATCAGAAGTTTCCTTACTGAGCcctgttaaaaataaacatcCAGATGAAGATGCTGTGGAGTCTGAGGAACATGAGGTGAAAAGACTGAAGTTTGACAAAGAAGGTGACGTCAGAGAGACAGCTAGCCAAACGGTGTCCAGTGAAGTCTCTTCAGTTAGAGCAGAGGAAACGGAAACAGCAACTCCCCCTCCTGACAAGGACAGAGAAAGTCGAATCAGGCAGCACTgtacagaagaggaggaggaggaggaggaagaggaggaggaggaggaggaag AATCGTTTATGACACCAAGAGAAATGGTCCCAGAAagaaaaaatcaagaaaaggaaTCTGATGACGCCTTAACTGTGAATGAAGAGACTTCAGAGGAGAGCCATCAGATGGAAGGCTCTGGTGTGTCTCCAGCTCAGACAGACTCCGCTTCAGAAAGGAGTGACAGTGCAGGGGCCTCAAGGAGTGGCTCTGACTGCCTGGAGACACAGGAGTCAGGAGGGCCCCCTTCCAGTAAaactggagaaagtgtgtcagtgTCGTCGTCCATGGAAAATGAGGAAGCCACAGAAGTCACAGATGACCCAATGGAACAAGACTAA